In the genome of Equus caballus isolate H_3958 breed thoroughbred chromosome 3, TB-T2T, whole genome shotgun sequence, the window CTGCTGGACACGGGGAGCACCTCATGCTAACAAAACAGATTTCCTCACAAAAAGCTTATCAACTGTACTGTGGGTCAAAACGTTAGCCAGTGGCTGAAGAACTTCCAAAAGGGAGCAAAAACTCAGGATGGGGACTGCTCTCTATGCTGAAGCACATTTTCATAATGAGGGCAATTCTGCAAACTCTTCATTTGAGTTTTCCTCTTACCTGGGGCATCTGTTCAGGCTCCACATTTCTTCTCAGATCTGAGTTTTTCTGAAATCCCATCAAAACAAATATTCGCACAAAATctgaaaaccaaaaaaccaaagtGTTACATAGACTGTAGTCTCCAAACAGCCATGCATCACACAGACTGCAGGCCTCAGAGGGGCCAGGAGGGCGAAGACCACGAGGGCTGCCAGGAGAGCCCGCTGCTGGCCCAGGAGCCCCTGCAGGGGCTGCCGCTCACCAGCCACCACACAGTGCTCGCTAAACCCCGCCAATCAAAGCACTTATTGAATCAGACTTTCCTTCTTGTCCTTCTACTTGAAAGGGAAATACTTACAACCAATCACGTTTATAGTAaggatttttctctcttaaagcaaacaaaaaagtagCTTCTATAGGTTTcttgtggatttttttctccagCCAATCTCCTACACCAGTAATACAAGGAACACTGTAGAAGGACCCAGAAACATTATAATCTGGGAAGTGAGGCAGGAAATGAACTCATATCTTCTGAAAAGATCAGAATCAAGAGGACGGAAATTGAAAAGACTATCTggggggcgggccccgtggccaagtggttaagttcgtgggctccacttctgcggcccaaggttcactggtttggatcctggatgcagacacggcactgttcatcaggccatgctgaggcagcgtcccacatgccacaactagaaggacccacaactaaaaaaaaaaaaagtatacaactatgtactggggggatttagggagaaaaagcagaaagaaaaaaacgacagcgaagattggcaacagttgttagctcaaatgccaatcttaaaaaaaaaaaaaggttcaacCTTCAAGTTGAACTTAAACTATCTGGGACCAGATAACAGGATTCAAGCATCAAAAGTAGCTCATGTCACCAGGAAAGTCTTAGAAAAAAGGAATGCAtattctggaaaggaaaaaaatccacagaTGCGTGTATGGAGCATTTCAGTTCTCATCGAACTTCTCATTTACTTGCAGTCTCATTCCTCAGGGGCTCTGGCAATGGTGGGGTTTCCTGGCTCAGAGCAGCAGGGGCCAGGGCCCACTTAAGGGAAAGGTGTCCAGAAACACACAGTGTAAGCAGAAACTGCTACGCTAAGTTGCTGCCTCTGCATCTCACAGTATGAcgacccccaccaccacccccaccccaatctGGACACTGAGCAAAGGACCTGAGCTTAGGAAGGCCCAAGTTCCCGCTGCCTTTTCCTGGGGCACCTTTTAAAATGACCACTCAGAGTTGAGCCCACAAAACATCAGCAACCTCCGCCCCaaccactgcccctccccccggCTCAGTGCGCCCCCTCGATTCTGGGTTCTGTTAGTAACAAATCCTGTGGCTACTTCCTTTGTGTGAGTGTACTGAAACTGCGCCTTCAATCCACACAGCCCCCGGGTTTCCAATTCCCCACAGGGAGCTTGGATGCTGAGGGGGGTGCCCTGCAGACCCCGTGTGGGTGGCTTGCACCTCCTCATTCAGCAGGTCATCATCTGCGCATATTTAACTTAACACACCAGCTACAGGCCCCCCAACACAACAGGTCAACAGGCTGACTTACTGAAATTTCCACACAATTCTAGTTAAATGCGAACCCACAACGACAGGTAGGGATTGAGATGATTTCACGCTAAATTTCCATGCCATGGGTATGGGGAGACTCTCTGCTTCCCATAGATCAGAGCAAAAGAGCATTCTAAATAATGCTTGGGCAAAATTTTACCCAAGAACTTGCCTCTGTTGTAAACTCACCAGAAAGCATAGCCCTGGCGATGTCAGTGTGCTGGCAGGGTGCTTCTACCTGCTCACACAGAAGGCGCAGGTTCCGGAAGAGCCACGAAACCACGGCCTGCAGGTCGGCACAGCTGGGGACACAAGCACACAGCTCACTCTGACCCCGTCGTTCCGACCCCATCAGACCATTTTCTTTCACTCATTTCACTAGGAAGCTTGGGCCACTGAGAACGAGTTAGCAACCATCTGAGCCTGTCTGCCCAAGAAGCCACAACGCGGCCAGCTGACATGAGGGGCCTCAGGGACGGCTGCGACTGATGTTAAAAATCATCATTTTCAAATCACGTATTTATTTGGAGTAGCTTGCtatcattggggaaaaaaagaaaccagtaaTAATTAAGTAATCAGAGACAATGAAACACACAGCAGCAGTTACAGACTATAGCTTGTCACCAACGGCATCAGCCAAGTGGAATAATcctgtggcctgcaaagcctgacCTGGGAGCAGGAGCAGTGAAGGGGGAGCCCTCATGCTCTCACCTGGCAGGTTTGCATTTCCCTCGTGACTAAGGATGCTGGGCATCTTCTCATACGTGAGCTCGGCCATCTGTCtacttctctggaaaaatgtctattgagaTCCTTcgtccattcttttttttttttttttttttttaattggcacctgagctaacctctgttgccaatcttcctctctttcaggcctaggtttttaattttgatgacttCTAATGtctccacttctttttttttttttaagacctgagctaacctctgttgccaatcctctttttttcttcttcttcttcttcttcccaaagtgcccccattacatagttgtatattctagttgtgaatacTTCTGGTTGAGCTatgcgggacactgcctcagcgtggattcatgagtggtgccatgtccgtacccagggtCCGAATCAGGGAAACCCCAGGcaaccgaagtggagcgcgcaaacttaaccactcagccacagagctgacccccctttgtccattttttaattggatgatttgtcttttcattgttgagGTATAAGAGTTCTTTACCTATTCTAGATACTagatcagatatatgatttgcaaatattttttcccattctgtggattgtcttttcatggTCTAGATACTACTGACACAAAAGTTTTACCATTTGATGAAGCTTAATTGATCTATTTTTCCTCTTGCTGCATGAGTTTAGGTGTCTTATCCAAGAAACCACTGCTTAATCCACGGTCATGCAGATTTACCCTgaaattttcttccaggagttctacggttttagcttttacatttaggtctttgatgcattttaagTTAACTGCCGTATGTAGTGTGAGGCAGGggtcaacttcattcttttgcatgtagatgtccagttgCCCCTGTGCCATTTGTTTAAAGACTATTTTGTCCCATtaaatggtcttggcactcttgtcaacaATCAACCAACAATAAACATACGGGTTTACATCTGGACCATGAATCTTATTCCACTGATCTattccttatgccagtaccacagtcTTAATAACAGCAACTTTGTAGTAAGTTCTGAAaacaggaagtgtgagtcctccaactttgttctttccaaAGGATTTTTAGCTATTCAGGGACCCTTGCATTTTCACATTGAtattaggatcagcttgtcaatgtCCACAAAGAAGCCAGTTAAAGCCCTGATGGGGACTGCACTGGGCGCAAGGAGCACCTCGGCGGCTGCCGTCTCAGCAGCAAGAAGTCTTCCGATCCGCTGACACGGAACGTCTTTATTTAGGTCTTAacttctttcaatgatgttttatagttttcagtgtacaagtcttgcccttctttaactttattcctaatttattctttttgatgctcttttaaatggaactattttcttaattttatttttaaattgttcattgCTACCATACAAAAACATAATCGACTTCTGTATATTGAcgttgtatcctgcaaccttgctgaattcatttattagctctaatgcTTTTTCGTgtggattccttgggattttctctaggtaagattatgtcatctgcaaacagttctacttcttccattccaatgtggatgcctttttttctttgcctaatTCCCTGGCTAGAAACTCCAACACTGCTGAATAGAAGTGTCAACATCCCCGATCTTAGGAGGAAAAGTCTTTATTGTTTCATTACTGTGAtctcactgtgggtttttcacagATGACCTGTATCAGGACGAGTtatcttctattcctagttcacTGAGTTGCCATCATAAAAGAGTGTACGATTTTATCAAttgttttttgcatctatttagatgatcCTTCTTGTCCTTTATCCTATTAACatattgattttcagatgttaaaccaaccttgcattttTGGGATAAAACTCACTTATGGTGTTTAATCCTTTTCCTgcgttgctggattcagtttgcaaatatatttttgaaaatttttgcatctgtattcatgatATCAATCTATAGTTTCCTTGTCTTGTGATGTTTTTGTGTGGCGTTGATATCAAGGTAACAGTGGCCTCATGGAATAAATTGGAAAGTCTTCCCTcgattttctggaagaatttatgAAGGAATGGCAtatttcctctttaaatgtttggtagaattcactagtgaagtcatctgggcccgagattttctttgtgggaagattttaaatcAGTAAttcagttgggttttttttcttttcttttctgctttttctccccaaatctccccagtacatagttgtatattttagttgtgagtccttctagttgtgcaatttcttttcttgttatagatctcttcagattttttcttttgaagccaGCTGCAGTCATTTTCATCTATCCAGAAATCTGTCCATTTCatctgttttctaatttattggcataaaattgttcatgaTACTCCccttattatgtttttaatttctgtaaggtTGGCAGTAACATcccttcttttcattcattttttgtttttaatttttttttttaatgattggcacctgagctaacatctcttgtcaatcttctttttttcttcttcttctccccaaagccccccagtacatggatgtatattctagttgtgggtccttctgcctgtgctgtgtgggacgctgcctcagcatggcttgatgagcgatgccatgtccacgcccaggatccaaatcagcaaaaccctgggctaatAAAGCAGActgcgtgaacctaaccactcggccatggagcctgccccctttttttcattcttttttttccttttcattcttgattttggtCATTTGTGTAATCTTTTTCCTTGCTAAGTCTAGctaagtttatcaattttgttgattttttcaaaaaatcaattttttgcttcattgatttttctctgttacgttttctatttcactgactTCTACTCtagtctttgttatttccttccttctgcttactttgggcttagtttgctcttctttctctagtttcttttttttaagattggcacctgagctaacaactgctgccaatctttctttttttttttctgctttaccttccccaaaccctccagtacatagctgtatatcttagttgcaggtccttctagttgtgggatatgggatgccgcctcaacatggcctgacgagcggtgccatgtccatgcccaggatccaaaccctgggccgctgcagcagagcgtgcaaacttaaccactcggccacagagccggcccctctaGTTTCTTAAGATCAAAGCTTAAGTCACTGATTTGAGATCCGAATCAGCTCTTTGGAACTCTTTTTTCCAATACAATCACATATTGTGTAACAACAGGGACACAATCTGAGAAACGGATTGTGAGCTTACttcgttgttgtgtgaacatcacaggtgcactcacacaaacctacgtggtatagcctactacacacctaggctgtacgGTGCTAATCTCACGAGACTACCTTCGAATACtgggtctgttgttgactgaaacatcgttatgcggTACATGACTGTACAGGCTTCTgcaactataaatttcccttcaGACACTCTGTtagctgcattccacaaattctggtatattgttttcattttcattcatctcgaGGTAttctctaatttcccttgtgatttcttttttgaccaaATGACTATTTGAAtagtgttgcttaatttccaaatattgtgaatttcccaaattccCTTGTTCTGGATACTACTTCAGTTACATTATGGTTGGAGGATACTGTTGATATGATTCAATCCTACGTTTATCCCAACCTGCTCTCTGTATGCTCTATTCTAGAGACTGTCCCATGCTCAAGAATGTGCTCTGCACTCCTGCTGGGTGGGACATTCTACAGACATTAAGTTAGACTGGGTCTGTAGTGTTGCTCCAGTCTTCACAGCACTGTGATCTGACTAGTTGTCCCACCATTACTGAAGGTAGGCAATGGAAGCTCCAACTACTGTAGTTAAAATGgccatttctcccttcaattctgtcagcttttgcttcatatattttggtgctccgaCATTAGGTCGTATAtgttagaaaatgtgtttttcaTATAGTTAAATatactaatcttttcttttatagccTTTGGGCTTTATATCATATTTAGGCCTTCTCAACTTCAAGATTACAAAAACATTATTCCACggtttcttctagtacttttataatttaatttttcccctttgtttggTTCATCTAGAATCTTTTTGGTATAAAGATCCAACTTTTAAACTCCGGACGTGACCTACACATCACAAGACCGCTGGTTTCAACTGTGCCTGGCAGTCCCCCAAACCAGACGCCCTGCTTTCCTGACGAGAGAATAAACATGTGACCCTCCAGCCGTCTGTTCGGCTAGGGGAGGAGCAGTCCCCTGGCTGCCTAGAGCAAGTCAGGTAACTGATCTAGGGTTCAAACGCTTCTCCTACACACCTTCAGCCAGTTCGACCTGGGCCCCTCTCCTTCAGCCTACATCTGGGGGCCTGGTGCCATCAGCTCCAGTGTTTcagggagaaagagaataaacTGGACTGCTTCTCTTCTTTATGCACTGCTGGCTAAGGACAAGTCCTTCTCAAGTTTGCTGAGTCATCTGCCACTGGCCCACCcgcctcctgcttcctcctccatcttcatAGGATTATGCCtttttataaaatctcttttcTGACTCTTGGTGGGATTTCAGGAAGGAATAAAAGTAGTTGCACACATTCTATCAACCATATTTACTGGAACATCTCTTTTTTAgttcttaatattttatcatgatataccttatacaaaaaaaaaattacaaagtctGTGCATGATGAGCGcttcaattataacaaatgttcTCCTTAAATAAGTAAAGGAATAATTTCTCCAGGTGATCTTCGGCTTTCATATATAAATAAGTGATGCTCGACTAGACTACAAAAGAAcaaatcagggctggccccgtggccgagtggttaagttcacatgctctgctgcaggcggcccagtgtttcgttggttcgaatcctgggcgtggacatggcactgctcatcaaaccatgctgaggcagcgtcccacatgccacaactagaaggacccacaatgaagaacatacaactatgtactgaggggctttggggaaaaaaaggaaaaaaataaaaacatctttaaaaaaaaaaagaacaaatcactAACATCCAGGCGACATTAAATCATCATGGAGCACTACCTTTCCAGCAGCTCCCAGAGGCTCACAACGTTGTGTACATGAAGACGCCACAGAGCTTCAAGTGACAAAGAATTCTGAAGGAAAGAAGAGTATCATGAGTCCTTTAAGCGCACAATTTCCCAGGAAACGTTCGGCTTGTGTTCTTAAAGATCATCCTCTATTGCACAGTAAAGTGGAGTAACAAGCACAGCCTAAAATACGTATTTTATCCACTACTGTTTTAAAACTCACCAAGCCTCAGACACTCAGCACCACCATCTTTCATCTCCTCCTGCATCCCACCCCCACTTCTTCCTCAAAGGCTCAGACATGTGCCCTGCCCAGTCTCGTCTCTAGCTCAACCCACTTCTGGGACTTCCTCCATGGGGCCAACACATGATTCCAAAATAGGAACTGGAGATGTcaatctctcctctccttcagaaTCCTTCATTGGCTCCTCACAGCTTTCAGGACAAAGTGCCGACTCTCCGACGTGGCCTAGCCCTCTGTGATCtggcctccctgtctcctcctgcTTTCTCCCAGTGAGGCCCTCCTTCCTGGAGTGCAGGACACACACCAACCCCCCCGGGTCAACTTGCTCAAGTCTGACCTGTGTGGCACTGCCTACACTGTCCTCTCTGTCTTCAGCCAGCTAACTCATCCTCTTCCTCCACACTCCACACCACTTCCAGCTCTCCTAGGAAGCCTTCCTGAACCAGCCAATCAGACAGTCACCCACTGCGCTCTGCACACCTGTGAACCCCTGTATCACTGCAGTTCGTGTGCATGCAGCTGCCCCTTCCCACAACTAGATAGCCGTGACCCACACCAACGCCTGACGATCAGCTGCACTCTACAGCATATGCTGGGCAGAAAAGCAGGGATGCCAGGAATGCACCGCCAATgggttctttctttcctttttctgtataCTTACTGATCTCATTTAATAACCAGTCACTTTGAGCTCTTTCAACTGTTTAAAAATCTATAAGCCTGTTGATTCAAAATGCTTCAAAAAAGAACAGTTAAGAataacttttaatttatattttcctaatgtACTGTACTACCCTAGTAAATTGTTCATAATAATACACATACCTAAGAAAGCAGAACATCACGTTTCTGTGGCATATTCTATTCTAACAAATATTACTAACAATGGGTGCATACTGACAAATATAATTGAGGGTACTTCTTTCCCATCCACAGagacatttactgaatgcttttTCCCCCTACTCTTTGTAATTAATGAGATGCTAGGTGGAATTCCTAAGAAAACCCAGAGATTCTGTTGGCTCCACCCAAATCAACAGAACACTGCTTTACTACAGTCTCAAATTTACCTGTACTTTCCATAATTCTTGACAGAAGAAGAGACGGGAGAACATACTGTGTGCCAATAAATACTGAGCGATCTCTATCAAGGAAGACAGCTTCTTCTGAAAAGAGAGAgtacacctttaaaaaaaaaaacaggcaaatacCTGAAACAATATTAAAGAAACATCCTATTTTCCCAAACAGCTTAAAAGTAACGAGAAGCACAGTGCCCTCATGGTTCGCCTCTTACTCTCTGCTCCGTGTCCAGCAGCACCCTGTGAGCGTGCTCGGCCCCTGCCGCACACATCCGCACAATGCTGGAGGCAGCCATCTGGCTGGACAGGACTGCCACGGGGACTCCCAGCTGCGAGGCATGGTCCCTCAAAGCAGagcctttaaaacaaaacacGGGAGACACATGGCAACATCTAAAGCACAAGACCTGCAGTTCCCAATGCCACCTTCCAAGTTGGAGGAGCACTGAAAACTGCCCTTGGAAGGGGAGAAACGGTCTGGAAGGAAAAACACACGGTATAAAATTAAGACACTTTCACGACTAACGCAGCTCATGAGATGATCAGGGGCAGCATCTGAAGCCCATGGTTGCAAACATATTTATGTGTTTTGTGTGACACAAACGAAGGAGCTTGGCAGATAGAATCTAAGAACttcatcaatttttttccaaCACAATAAGTTGAGAACTACAGTAGGCTCTTTTAATGACTTGCTGCTTTTCTAATTACTTCCATGTCAAAGACAGACCTGCTCCCATTGACTAGGTCGATGTTTGACTGGAAGTGGGTCTGGTTTCCAAATGCTGTGCTGTGCAccttgggagcagcagagcccaCAGGTGTCCTCAGGCCTTGGGCTGCCATGTGGAACCTGGATGTGGGGCCCACAGTCCTCGTGAGTGACCAGCCTCTGGTCTGCTGGGCAGCCTAGAAATAGACAATGCCTACAAGCAAactgttttctaatttatttcgcttccaaaactaatttttttttaaaaaaaacaggaaattgcAGTACATGGCCATTATTTTCAAGGCTCTGAAAACACATACCAATATGTAAGTGAAAACACTTGCAGTAGTTAGAAAGGTTCCAAAtgacaatattaaaaattattaagggggccagccccggggcctagtggttaagtttgtcacactccacttcggcagcctgggtttctgggttcggatgccaggtgtggacctacgtcattcatcagccatgctctggcgGCTACCtgcacataaagtggaggaaaactggcacagatgttagctcaggactaatcttcctcagcaataaaaaataaataaataaataaatcatcaaGTACTATGGTCAAATAATTCACGGCAGAAAGGTAGAAAATGCTAATTTCTAGCCACTTATTTCTAATTTGTCTCCATGGGAAAGTGTAcctctgtttttatttataaggcttttatcttttttatataaatatgaacAAGTACAGTAGCCACTATCTTCAGcagaaaaaacaagtaaaaagttCATACATTAAGGGTCTCTATATATTTCTGTGGTCCAGGTCAAGAGGTTCTTATATAAGTTCCCATGCCTTGGTCCAAAAGTCCAGACAAGAAAGTGTATGGCTGACCTGAGTTCCCTGGAATGATGATGCATAATTTGTGAAATTCAAATACAACTATGGCAGTGAAAATCAGTGTCATTGACCAATGACCTTCAGTGATCAGTTATCAAGGTCAGcctattttttaagtattttaagagaaatttaaaacaaattaatgaGTTAATATCTCTTTCTGAAATGACAATctttacataataaaaatgtgAACGACtggaaaataacttatttttttgttattcccACAGAATTTCCCCATCTCATGTTCTCAAATTGCAGGGCGGGCACCTAGAAACATAATCCTGGTTTCCTGCCTGATCTCCCCCACCCAGTACACCTGTTTTCACCGCTTCATGAATGGCTTATACACTGCTGTCCCACGTGTTTGCAGGGGACACTGTGGTCCCACCTGCTTCTGAGCCCCATGGTGAGTCACACGCAGTTTTTCAGCAACAGCCTCACAACAAGCACCAACCAGGCACAAGAACATGACGGATATTCCAAGACTATACATTTAAGTTGAAAATCATTATCTGAGAGAGTTTAAATTTATTATAACAAATAAAGGTCGTTTTATGTAAAGCTCTTCCATAACTCAACACATCAAGAAAATGCAGCTCTGACTTACCTATAAATGAAGTAGAAAGATCAGAGCAGGCCTCAGGACCGTCATGATCAATCAGTGGGCCGAGACACAATTTTTTACATGGTGGACCTTCTACCTAGAAACCAAACACAGAGAATCCAGTTTTAAGACACAAGCTGTGTGTGTATGACAACAG includes:
- the FANCA gene encoding Fanconi anemia group A protein isoform X14; this encodes MADPRGLDSVSGPAPGARRRAWAELLAGRVTRQKPGPGTRQKVQDSAVRLLRSHLDWSGLLLEVEGPPCKKLCLGPLIDHDGPEACSDLSTSFIGSALRDHASQLGVPVAVLSSQMAASSIVRMCAAGAEHAHRVLLDTEQRKKLSSLIEIAQYLLAHSMFSRLFFCQELWKVQNSLSLEALWRLHVHNVVSLWELLESCADLQAVVSWLFRNLRLLCEQVEAPCQHTDIARAMLSDFVRIFVLMGFQKNSDLRRNVEPEQMPQVARDVLERMLLFALEALAAGLQEESPAHKAVSCWFSTFSGQTFGSIISTDAPKRFFSHTLTQILTHKPVLRGF
- the FANCA gene encoding Fanconi anemia group A protein isoform X13 produces the protein MADPRGLDSVSGPAPGARRRAWAELLAGRVTRQKPGPGTRQKVQDSAVRLLRSHLDWSGLLLEVEGPPCKKLCLGPLIDHDGPEACSDLSTSFIGSALRDHASQLGVPVAVLSSQMAASSIVRMCAAGAEHAHRVLLDTEQRKKLSSLIEIAQYLLAHSMFSRLFFCQELWKVQNSLSLEALWRLHVHNVVSLWELLESCADLQAVVSWLFRNLRLLCEQVEAPCQHTDIARAMLSDFVRIFVLMGFQKNSDLRRNVEPEQMPQVARDVLERMLLFALEALAAGLQEESPAHKAVSCWFSTFSGQTFGSIISTDAPKRFFSHTLTQILTHKPVLRERVELCKDAPSAHQSVPQGKGPSPENENSSSRYLPLRRGETHRCPLFQLCVVSDRKWDGGGDPAAA